The following coding sequences lie in one Anaerolineae bacterium genomic window:
- the groES gene encoding co-chaperone GroES: MSSLKLRPLGDRVWIEPIEREETTASGIILPETAKERPQEGKILAVGPGLRNEDGERQALDVKVGDRVLFAKYAGTEVKHEGVTYLIMRESDLLAIVK; encoded by the coding sequence ATGTCTTCGTTAAAATTACGTCCGTTGGGAGATCGGGTTTGGATTGAGCCAATCGAGCGCGAGGAAACCACCGCCTCGGGCATTATCCTGCCTGAAACTGCCAAAGAAAGGCCCCAGGAAGGCAAAATATTGGCCGTAGGGCCGGGGCTGCGTAATGAGGATGGCGAACGCCAAGCCCTGGATGTAAAAGTGGGCGACCGCGTGCTGTTTGCCAAGTATGCTGGCACCGAAGTTAAGCACGAGGGCGTTACCTATCTGATCATGCGCGAGAGCGACTTGTTGGCAATTGTGAAATAA
- a CDS encoding site-2 protease family protein — MKWSWKIGQFAGIGVYMHATFLLLIGWVALSYWLQQGTLAAVAAGIAFILALFATVVLHEFGHALTAKKYGIKTRDITLLPIGGVARLERMPDKPIEELWVALAGPAVNVVIAVVLFGWLLLTNSLEPISQLSMTGGSFLERLMVVNLFLVGFNLIPAFPMDGGRVLRALLAMRLEYTQATQIAATIGQGIAFLFGFIGLFSNPFLLFIAIFVWIGAAQEASMVQMKSALSGIPVSRAMLTDFHTLSPHDPLGRAVDLILAGSQQDFPVVENGRVTGILTRSDLLAALARQSRTEPAGSIMRRDFVVVDSYDMLETAFARLQECGCPILPVTHNGALVGLVTSDNVGEFLMIQSALGSARRVKI, encoded by the coding sequence ATGAAATGGTCCTGGAAGATCGGGCAATTTGCCGGCATTGGCGTGTACATGCACGCCACGTTTTTGTTGTTGATTGGCTGGGTGGCCCTGAGTTACTGGCTACAACAAGGCACGCTGGCGGCGGTAGCGGCAGGGATAGCTTTTATTCTGGCCCTGTTTGCCACCGTGGTGCTACACGAATTTGGCCACGCGCTGACGGCCAAAAAGTACGGCATCAAAACCCGCGACATCACCCTGCTGCCTATTGGCGGGGTGGCTCGTCTGGAACGGATGCCGGATAAACCCATTGAGGAGTTGTGGGTGGCCCTGGCCGGGCCGGCAGTCAACGTGGTTATCGCCGTTGTTTTGTTTGGTTGGCTACTACTGACAAACAGCCTGGAGCCAATAAGCCAGCTCAGCATGACCGGCGGTTCATTTTTAGAGCGGCTGATGGTGGTCAACCTGTTTTTGGTTGGCTTTAACCTCATCCCGGCCTTTCCCATGGACGGCGGGCGGGTGCTGCGCGCTCTGCTGGCCATGCGCCTGGAATACACCCAGGCCACGCAAATAGCGGCCACCATTGGCCAGGGGATTGCTTTTCTGTTTGGTTTTATCGGCCTCTTTAGCAACCCCTTCCTGTTGTTTATTGCCATCTTTGTGTGGATTGGCGCGGCTCAAGAAGCAAGCATGGTTCAAATGAAATCTGCGTTGAGCGGCATTCCCGTTAGCCGGGCCATGCTTACCGATTTTCATACTCTGTCGCCGCACGACCCGCTGGGCCGCGCGGTTGACCTCATTCTGGCCGGCTCGCAGCAGGATTTTCCGGTGGTGGAAAACGGCCGGGTGACCGGCATCTTGACCCGGAGCGACCTGCTGGCTGCCCTGGCCCGGCAGAGTAGAACCGAACCGGCCGGCAGCATTATGCGCCGGGATTTTGTGGTGGTTGACTCGTACGACATGCTGGAAACAGCCTTTGCCCGGCTGCAAGAGTGCGGCTGTCCCATTTTGCCGGTAACTCACAATGGCGCCCTGGTGGGTTTGGTCACCAGCGACAACGTGGGCGAATTTTTGATGATTCAGTCAGCGTTGGGGTCGGCCAGGCGAGTCAAAATCTGA